The following are encoded in a window of Kogia breviceps isolate mKogBre1 chromosome 10, mKogBre1 haplotype 1, whole genome shotgun sequence genomic DNA:
- the USP19 gene encoding ubiquitin carboxyl-terminal hydrolase 19 isoform X15 → MEKQPRIHWLSVRCWRICPQRVAKIAGPGRKRRSPDPDTVADPGALWLSPKRLKMSGGASTTGPRRGPPGLEEATSKKQQKDRANQESKDGDPRRGGSAFTPREELTKEELLLDWRQSADEVLVKLRVGAGPLRLEEVDAAFTDTDCVVRLPGGQQWGGVFYAEIESSCTKVQARKGGLLQLSLPKKVPLLTWPSLLKPLGTQELVPGLRCQENGQELSPVALDPGPEPRRAKQEARNQKRAQGRGEVGAGAGPGAQAGPSAKRAVHLHRGPEGEGSRDGPAPRGDAPQFLAEPATQAEAEEQLRVPPLNPQTCLLGSEENLALLTGNKAVAPRNDPVSPVMAPSRDPEKDDRSKEEMAVAADAAALVDEPKSMVNLAFVKNDSYEKGPDSVVVHVYVKEICRDTSRVLFREQDFTLIFQTRDGNFLRLHPGCGPHTIFRWQVKLRNLIEPEQCTFCFTASRIDICLHKRQSQRWGGLEAPAARGAVGGAKVAVPTGPTPLDSTPPGGTPHPLTGQEEARAVEKEKPKARSEDTGLDGVAARTPMEHVAPKPEPHLASPKPTCMVPPMPHSPVSGDSVEEEEEEEKKVCLPGFTGLVNLGNTCFMNSVIQSLSNTRELRDFFHDRSFEAEINYNNPLGTGGRLAIGFAVLLRALWKGTHHAFQPSKLKAIVASKASQFTGYAQHDAQEFMAFLLDGLHEDLNRIQNKPYTETVDSDGRPDEVVAEEAWQRHKMRNDSFIVDLFQGQYKSKLVCPVCAKVSITFDPFLYLPVPLPQKQKVLPVFYFAREPHSKPVKFLVSISKENSSASEVLDSLSQSVHVKPENLRLAEVIKNRFHRVFLPSHSLDTVSPSDMLLCFELLSPELAKERVVVLEVQQRPQVPSIPISKCAACQRKQQSEDEKLKRCTRCYRVGYCNQLCQKTHWPDHKGLCRPENIGYPFLVSVPASRLTYARLAQLLEGYARYSVSVFQPPFQPGRMALESQGPGCNTLLSTSSLEAGDNDRDPVQPPELQMVTSVAEGDAGVPRAWASPDRSSVPSTSGISSEMLASGPIEVGSLPAGERVSRPEAAVPGYQHPSEAMNSHTPQFFIYRIDASNREQRLEDKGDTPLELGDDCSLALVWRNNERLQEFVLVASKELECAEDPGSAGEAARAGHFTLDQCLNLFTRPEVLAPEEAWYCPQCKQHREASKQLLLWRLPNVLIVQLKRFSFRSFIWRDKINDLVEFPVRNLDLSKFCIGQKEEQLPSYDLYAVINHYGGMIGGHYTACARLPNDRSSQRSDVGWRLFDDSTVTTVDESQVVTRYAYVLFYRRRNSPVERPPRAGHSEHHPDLDPAAESAASQGLGPGQAPEVAPTRTAPERFAPPVDRPAPTYSNMEEVD, encoded by the exons ATGGAGAAACAGCCCAGAATCCACTG GCTGTCAGTTCGTTGCTGGAGAATTTGTCCACAAAGAGTTGCCAAGATAGCTGGGCCAGGAAGAAAGCGCCGTAGCCCTGACCCAGACACCGTTGCCGACCCCGGGGCACTCTGGCTGTCACCCAAGCGGCTCAAGATGTCTGGTGGGGCCAGCACCACAGGCCCAAGGAGAGGGCCCCCAGGACTGGAGGAGGCCACCAGTAAGAAGCAGCAGAAGGATCGAGCAAACCAGGAGAGCAAGGATGGAGATCCTAGGAGAGGTG GGTCAGCATTCACTCCTCGGGAGGAGCTGACCAAAGAAG AGTTGTTGCTTGATTGGAGGCAGAGTGCTGATGAGGTGCTTGTCAAACTGCGTGTGGGAGCCGGTCCCCTGCGGCTGGAGGAGGTAGATGCTGCTTTCACAGACACAGACTGTGTGGTGCGGCTTCCAG GTGGTCAGCAGTGGGGTGGTGTTTTCTATGCTGAGATAGAAAGTTCTTGCACCAAAGTGCAGGCTCGCAAAGGTGGCCTCTTGCAGCTGTCACTGCCCAAGAAGGTGCCTCTGCTCACATGGCCCTCTCTCCTG AAACCTCTTGGGACCCAGGAGTTGGTGCCAGGGCTGCGGTGCCAGGAGAATGGGCAGGAGCTGTCTCCTGTTGCCCTGGACCCAGGCCCTGAGCCCCGCCGGGCTAAACAGGAGGCCCGGAACCAGAAGCGGGCCCAGGGCCGTGGTGAGGTAGGCGCAGGGGCTGGCCCTGGGGCCCAGGCAGGGCCCAGCGCCAAGAGGGCTGTGCATCTCCACAGAGGGCCGGAGGGGGAAGGGTCCAGAGATGGCCCTGCACCCCGGGGTGATGCCCCCCAATTCCTGGCTGAGCCGGCCACCCAG GCTGAGGCTGAGGAACAGCTCCGTGTACCACCACTGAACCCCCAGACCTGCCTCCTGGGCTCAGAGGAGAATCTAGCACTTTTGACAGGAAACAAGGCAGTAGCCCCCAGGAATGACCCAGTGTCCCCAGTCATGGCCCCGAGCAGAGACCCTGAGAAAGATGATCGTTCCAAAGAGGAGATGGCAGTGGCAGCAGATGCTGCAGCCTTGGTGGATG AGCCCAAGTCCATGGTGAACCTGGCATTTGTCAAGAATGACTCGTATGAGAAGGGGCCGGACTCAGTGGTGGTGCACGTGTACGTGAAGGAAATCTGCAGGGACACATCTCGAGTGCTTTTCCGCGAGCAGGACTTCACGCTTATCTTCCAGAccag GGATGGAAACTTCCTGAGACTGCACCCAGGCTGTGGGCCCCACACCATCTTCCGTTGGCAGGTGAAGCTCAG GAACCTGATCGAGCCAGAGCAGTGCACCTTCTGCTTCACGGCCTCTCGCATCGACATCTGCCTTCATAAGCGGCAGAGTCAGCGCTGGGGGGGCCTGGAGGCCCCAGCTGCACGAG GTGCAGTGGGTGGTGCAAAGGTAGCCGTGCCGACAGGTCCAACCCCTCTGGATTCAACCCCACCGGGAGGTACCCCCCACCCCCTGACAGGCCAGGAGGAAGCCCGGGCTGTGGAGAAGGAGAAACCCAAGGCTCGATCTGAGGACACAGGCCTAGATGGTGTAGCAGCCCGCACCCCCATGGAGCATGTAGCCCCAAAGCCAGAGCCACACCTGGCATCG CCCAAGCCCACATGTATGGTGCCCCCAATGCCCCACAGCCCGGTGAGTGGAGACAgcgtggaggaagaggaggaggaagagaagaaggtgTGTCTGCCGGGCTTCACTGGCCTTGTCAATCTAGGCAACACCTGTTTCATGAACAGTGTCATCCAGTCTCTGTCCAATACTCGGGAGCTGCGGGACTTCTTCCACG ACCGCTCCTTTGAGGCCGAGATCAACTACAACAACCCACTGGGGACTGGCGGGCGTCTGGCCATCGGCTTTGCTGTGCTGCTCCGGGCGCTGTGGAAGGGAACCCACCATGCCTTCCAGCCCTCCAAGTTGAAG GCCATTGTGGCGAGCAAGGCCAGCCAGTTCACAGGCTATGCACAGCACGATGCCCAGGAGTTTATGGCTTTCCTGCTGGATGGGCTGCACGAGGACTTGAACCGTATTCAGAATAAGCCCTACACGGAGACCGTGGACTCAGATGGGCGACCTGATGAG GTGGTAGCTGAGGAAGCCTGGCAGCGGCACAAGATGAGGAATGACTCTTTCATCGTGGACCTATTTCAGGGCCAGTACAAGTCGAAGCTGGTGTGCCCCGTGTGTGCAAAG GTCTCCATCACTTTTGACCCGTTCCTGTACCTGCCGGTGCCCTTGCCACAGAAGCAAAAGGTTCTCCCCGTCTTCTATTTTGCCCGGGAGCCCCACAGCAAGCCTGTCAAG TTTCTGGTGAGCATCAGCAAGGAGAACTCCAGTGCAAGTGAAGTGTTGGACTCCCTGTCTCAGAGTGTCCACGTGAAGCCTGAGAACCTGCGTCTGGCTGAG GTGATTAAGAATCGCTTCCATCGTGTGTTCTTGCCCTCCCACTCACTGGACACTGTGTCACCTTCCGACATGCTCCTCTGCTTTGAGCTGCTATCCCCAGAGTTGGCTAAGGAGCGGGTGGTGGTGCTAGAGGTGCAACAG CGCCCCCAGGTGCCCAGCATACCCATCTCCAAGTGTGCAGCCTGCCAGCGGAAGCAGCAGTCAGAGGATGAGAAGCTGAAGCGCTGTACCCGTTGCTACCGCGTGGGCTACTGCAACCA gCTCTGTCAGAAAACCCATTGGCCTGACCATAAGGGCCTCTGCCGCCCTGAGAACATTGGCTACCCCTTCCTGGTCAGTGTACCTGCCTCACGCCTCACTTATGCCCGTCTTGCTCAGCTGCTAGAGGGCTATGCCCG GTACTCTGTGAGTGTGTTCCAGCCACCCTTCCAGCCTGGCCGCATGGCCTTGGAGTCCCAGGGCCCTGGCTGCAACACACTGCTGTCCACTAGCTCCCTGGAGGCTGGGGACAATGACAGGGACCCTGTTCAGCCACCGGAGCTCCAGATGGTGACCTCTGTGGCTGAGGGGGACGCAGGGGTCCCCCGGGCTTGGGCATCCCCTGATCGGAGTTCTGTGCCCAGTACCAGTGGAATTTCTTCTGAGATGCTGGCCAGTGGGCCCATTGAAGTTGGCTCCTTGCCTGCTGGTGAGAGGGTGTCCCGGCCTGAAG CTGCTGTGCCCGGGTACCAACACCCAAGTGAAGCCATGAATTCCCACACACCCCAGTTCTTTATCTATAGAATTGATGCATCCAACCGAGAGCAGCGGCTAGAGGACAAAG GAGACACCCCGCTAGAGCTGGGTGATGACTGCAGCCTGGCTCTAGTCTGGCGGAACAATGAGCGCCTGCAGGAGTTTGTGTTGGTAGCCTCCAAGGAGCTGGAATGTGCTGAGGATCCAGGCTCTGCTGGTGAGGCTGCTCGTGCTGGCCACTTCACTCTGGACCAGTGTCTGAACCTCTTTACGCGGCCTGAGGTGCTGGCACCTGAGGAGGCTTG GTACTGCCCGCAGTGCAAACAACACCGCGAGGCCTCCAAGCAGCTGTTGCTGTGGCGCCTGCCGAATGTGCTCATCGTGCAGCTCAAGCGCTTCTCCTTTCGCAGTTTCATCTGGCGTGACAAGATCAATGACTTGGTGGAGTTCCCTGTTCG GAACCTGGACCTGAGCAAGTTCTGTATCGGTCAGAAAGAGGAGCAGCTGCCCAGCTATGACCTGTATGCTGTCATCAACCACTATGGAGGCATGATCGGTGGCCACTACACTGCCTGTGCACGCCTGCCCAATGATCGCAGCAGCCAGCGCAGCGACGTGG GCTGGCGCTTGTTTGATGACAGCACGGTGACAACAGTAGACGAGAGCCAGGTCGTGACGCGTTATGCCTATGTACTCTTCTACCGCCGGCGGAACTCTCCTGTGGAGAGGCCCCCCCGAGCAGGTCACTCTGAACACCACCCAGACCTAGACCCTGCAGCTGAGTCTGCTGCCAGCCAG GGACTAGGCCCTGGCCAGGCCCCCGAGGTGGCCCCCACGcggacagcccctgaacgcttcgCCCCCCCTGTGGACCGCCCAGCCCCCACCTACAGCAACATGGAGGAGGTCGATTAG
- the USP19 gene encoding ubiquitin carboxyl-terminal hydrolase 19 isoform X13, which translates to MEKQPRIHWLSVRCWRICPQRVAKIAGPGRKRRSPDPDTVADPGALWLSPKRLKMSGGASTTGPRRGPPGLEEATSKKQQKDRANQESKDGDPRRGGSAFTPREELTKEELLLDWRQSADEVLVKLRVGAGPLRLEEVDAAFTDTDCVVRLPGGQQWGGVFYAEIESSCTKVQARKGGLLQLSLPKKVPLLTWPSLLKKPLGTQELVPGLRCQENGQELSPVALDPGPEPRRAKQEARNQKRAQGRGEVGAGAGPGAQAGPSAKRAVHLHRGPEGEGSRDGPAPRGDAPQFLAEPATQAEAEEQLRVPPLNPQTCLLGSEENLALLTGNKAVAPRNDPVSPVMAPSRDPEKDDRSKEEMAVAADAAALVDGKEPKSMVNLAFVKNDSYEKGPDSVVVHVYVKEICRDTSRVLFREQDFTLIFQTRDGNFLRLHPGCGPHTIFRWQVKLRNLIEPEQCTFCFTASRIDICLHKRQSQRWGGLEAPAARVGGAKVAVPTGPTPLDSTPPGGTPHPLTGQEEARAVEKEKPKARSEDTGLDGVAARTPMEHVAPKPEPHLASPKPTCMVPPMPHSPVSGDSVEEEEEEEKKVCLPGFTGLVNLGNTCFMNSVIQSLSNTRELRDFFHDRSFEAEINYNNPLGTGGRLAIGFAVLLRALWKGTHHAFQPSKLKAIVASKASQFTGYAQHDAQEFMAFLLDGLHEDLNRIQNKPYTETVDSDGRPDEVVAEEAWQRHKMRNDSFIVDLFQGQYKSKLVCPVCAKVSITFDPFLYLPVPLPQKQKVLPVFYFAREPHSKPVKFLVSISKENSSASEVLDSLSQSVHVKPENLRLAEVIKNRFHRVFLPSHSLDTVSPSDMLLCFELLSPELAKERVVVLEVQQRPQVPSIPISKCAACQRKQQSEDEKLKRCTRCYRVGYCNQLCQKTHWPDHKGLCRPENIGYPFLVSVPASRLTYARLAQLLEGYARYSVSVFQPPFQPGRMALESQGPGCNTLLSTSSLEAGDNDRDPVQPPELQMVTSVAEGDAGVPRAWASPDRSSVPSTSGISSEMLASGPIEVGSLPAGERVSRPEAAVPGYQHPSEAMNSHTPQFFIYRIDASNREQRLEDKGDTPLELGDDCSLALVWRNNERLQEFVLVASKELECAEDPGSAGEAARAGHFTLDQCLNLFTRPEVLAPEEAWYCPQCKQHREASKQLLLWRLPNVLIVQLKRFSFRSFIWRDKINDLVEFPVRNLDLSKFCIGQKEEQLPSYDLYAVINHYGGMIGGHYTACARLPNDRSSQRSDVGWRLFDDSTVTTVDESQVVTRYAYVLFYRRRNSPVERPPRAGHSEHHPDLDPAAESAASQGLGPGQAPEVAPTRTAPERFAPPVDRPAPTYSNMEEVD; encoded by the exons ATGGAGAAACAGCCCAGAATCCACTG GCTGTCAGTTCGTTGCTGGAGAATTTGTCCACAAAGAGTTGCCAAGATAGCTGGGCCAGGAAGAAAGCGCCGTAGCCCTGACCCAGACACCGTTGCCGACCCCGGGGCACTCTGGCTGTCACCCAAGCGGCTCAAGATGTCTGGTGGGGCCAGCACCACAGGCCCAAGGAGAGGGCCCCCAGGACTGGAGGAGGCCACCAGTAAGAAGCAGCAGAAGGATCGAGCAAACCAGGAGAGCAAGGATGGAGATCCTAGGAGAGGTG GGTCAGCATTCACTCCTCGGGAGGAGCTGACCAAAGAAG AGTTGTTGCTTGATTGGAGGCAGAGTGCTGATGAGGTGCTTGTCAAACTGCGTGTGGGAGCCGGTCCCCTGCGGCTGGAGGAGGTAGATGCTGCTTTCACAGACACAGACTGTGTGGTGCGGCTTCCAG GTGGTCAGCAGTGGGGTGGTGTTTTCTATGCTGAGATAGAAAGTTCTTGCACCAAAGTGCAGGCTCGCAAAGGTGGCCTCTTGCAGCTGTCACTGCCCAAGAAGGTGCCTCTGCTCACATGGCCCTCTCTCCTG AAGAAACCTCTTGGGACCCAGGAGTTGGTGCCAGGGCTGCGGTGCCAGGAGAATGGGCAGGAGCTGTCTCCTGTTGCCCTGGACCCAGGCCCTGAGCCCCGCCGGGCTAAACAGGAGGCCCGGAACCAGAAGCGGGCCCAGGGCCGTGGTGAGGTAGGCGCAGGGGCTGGCCCTGGGGCCCAGGCAGGGCCCAGCGCCAAGAGGGCTGTGCATCTCCACAGAGGGCCGGAGGGGGAAGGGTCCAGAGATGGCCCTGCACCCCGGGGTGATGCCCCCCAATTCCTGGCTGAGCCGGCCACCCAG GCTGAGGCTGAGGAACAGCTCCGTGTACCACCACTGAACCCCCAGACCTGCCTCCTGGGCTCAGAGGAGAATCTAGCACTTTTGACAGGAAACAAGGCAGTAGCCCCCAGGAATGACCCAGTGTCCCCAGTCATGGCCCCGAGCAGAGACCCTGAGAAAGATGATCGTTCCAAAGAGGAGATGGCAGTGGCAGCAGATGCTGCAGCCTTGGTGGATGGtaaag AGCCCAAGTCCATGGTGAACCTGGCATTTGTCAAGAATGACTCGTATGAGAAGGGGCCGGACTCAGTGGTGGTGCACGTGTACGTGAAGGAAATCTGCAGGGACACATCTCGAGTGCTTTTCCGCGAGCAGGACTTCACGCTTATCTTCCAGAccag GGATGGAAACTTCCTGAGACTGCACCCAGGCTGTGGGCCCCACACCATCTTCCGTTGGCAGGTGAAGCTCAG GAACCTGATCGAGCCAGAGCAGTGCACCTTCTGCTTCACGGCCTCTCGCATCGACATCTGCCTTCATAAGCGGCAGAGTCAGCGCTGGGGGGGCCTGGAGGCCCCAGCTGCACGAG TGGGTGGTGCAAAGGTAGCCGTGCCGACAGGTCCAACCCCTCTGGATTCAACCCCACCGGGAGGTACCCCCCACCCCCTGACAGGCCAGGAGGAAGCCCGGGCTGTGGAGAAGGAGAAACCCAAGGCTCGATCTGAGGACACAGGCCTAGATGGTGTAGCAGCCCGCACCCCCATGGAGCATGTAGCCCCAAAGCCAGAGCCACACCTGGCATCG CCCAAGCCCACATGTATGGTGCCCCCAATGCCCCACAGCCCGGTGAGTGGAGACAgcgtggaggaagaggaggaggaagagaagaaggtgTGTCTGCCGGGCTTCACTGGCCTTGTCAATCTAGGCAACACCTGTTTCATGAACAGTGTCATCCAGTCTCTGTCCAATACTCGGGAGCTGCGGGACTTCTTCCACG ACCGCTCCTTTGAGGCCGAGATCAACTACAACAACCCACTGGGGACTGGCGGGCGTCTGGCCATCGGCTTTGCTGTGCTGCTCCGGGCGCTGTGGAAGGGAACCCACCATGCCTTCCAGCCCTCCAAGTTGAAG GCCATTGTGGCGAGCAAGGCCAGCCAGTTCACAGGCTATGCACAGCACGATGCCCAGGAGTTTATGGCTTTCCTGCTGGATGGGCTGCACGAGGACTTGAACCGTATTCAGAATAAGCCCTACACGGAGACCGTGGACTCAGATGGGCGACCTGATGAG GTGGTAGCTGAGGAAGCCTGGCAGCGGCACAAGATGAGGAATGACTCTTTCATCGTGGACCTATTTCAGGGCCAGTACAAGTCGAAGCTGGTGTGCCCCGTGTGTGCAAAG GTCTCCATCACTTTTGACCCGTTCCTGTACCTGCCGGTGCCCTTGCCACAGAAGCAAAAGGTTCTCCCCGTCTTCTATTTTGCCCGGGAGCCCCACAGCAAGCCTGTCAAG TTTCTGGTGAGCATCAGCAAGGAGAACTCCAGTGCAAGTGAAGTGTTGGACTCCCTGTCTCAGAGTGTCCACGTGAAGCCTGAGAACCTGCGTCTGGCTGAG GTGATTAAGAATCGCTTCCATCGTGTGTTCTTGCCCTCCCACTCACTGGACACTGTGTCACCTTCCGACATGCTCCTCTGCTTTGAGCTGCTATCCCCAGAGTTGGCTAAGGAGCGGGTGGTGGTGCTAGAGGTGCAACAG CGCCCCCAGGTGCCCAGCATACCCATCTCCAAGTGTGCAGCCTGCCAGCGGAAGCAGCAGTCAGAGGATGAGAAGCTGAAGCGCTGTACCCGTTGCTACCGCGTGGGCTACTGCAACCA gCTCTGTCAGAAAACCCATTGGCCTGACCATAAGGGCCTCTGCCGCCCTGAGAACATTGGCTACCCCTTCCTGGTCAGTGTACCTGCCTCACGCCTCACTTATGCCCGTCTTGCTCAGCTGCTAGAGGGCTATGCCCG GTACTCTGTGAGTGTGTTCCAGCCACCCTTCCAGCCTGGCCGCATGGCCTTGGAGTCCCAGGGCCCTGGCTGCAACACACTGCTGTCCACTAGCTCCCTGGAGGCTGGGGACAATGACAGGGACCCTGTTCAGCCACCGGAGCTCCAGATGGTGACCTCTGTGGCTGAGGGGGACGCAGGGGTCCCCCGGGCTTGGGCATCCCCTGATCGGAGTTCTGTGCCCAGTACCAGTGGAATTTCTTCTGAGATGCTGGCCAGTGGGCCCATTGAAGTTGGCTCCTTGCCTGCTGGTGAGAGGGTGTCCCGGCCTGAAG CTGCTGTGCCCGGGTACCAACACCCAAGTGAAGCCATGAATTCCCACACACCCCAGTTCTTTATCTATAGAATTGATGCATCCAACCGAGAGCAGCGGCTAGAGGACAAAG GAGACACCCCGCTAGAGCTGGGTGATGACTGCAGCCTGGCTCTAGTCTGGCGGAACAATGAGCGCCTGCAGGAGTTTGTGTTGGTAGCCTCCAAGGAGCTGGAATGTGCTGAGGATCCAGGCTCTGCTGGTGAGGCTGCTCGTGCTGGCCACTTCACTCTGGACCAGTGTCTGAACCTCTTTACGCGGCCTGAGGTGCTGGCACCTGAGGAGGCTTG GTACTGCCCGCAGTGCAAACAACACCGCGAGGCCTCCAAGCAGCTGTTGCTGTGGCGCCTGCCGAATGTGCTCATCGTGCAGCTCAAGCGCTTCTCCTTTCGCAGTTTCATCTGGCGTGACAAGATCAATGACTTGGTGGAGTTCCCTGTTCG GAACCTGGACCTGAGCAAGTTCTGTATCGGTCAGAAAGAGGAGCAGCTGCCCAGCTATGACCTGTATGCTGTCATCAACCACTATGGAGGCATGATCGGTGGCCACTACACTGCCTGTGCACGCCTGCCCAATGATCGCAGCAGCCAGCGCAGCGACGTGG GCTGGCGCTTGTTTGATGACAGCACGGTGACAACAGTAGACGAGAGCCAGGTCGTGACGCGTTATGCCTATGTACTCTTCTACCGCCGGCGGAACTCTCCTGTGGAGAGGCCCCCCCGAGCAGGTCACTCTGAACACCACCCAGACCTAGACCCTGCAGCTGAGTCTGCTGCCAGCCAG GGACTAGGCCCTGGCCAGGCCCCCGAGGTGGCCCCCACGcggacagcccctgaacgcttcgCCCCCCCTGTGGACCGCCCAGCCCCCACCTACAGCAACATGGAGGAGGTCGATTAG